In Campylobacter concisus, a genomic segment contains:
- a CDS encoding RNA recognition motif domain-containing protein produces the protein MNIYVGNLSYRTTEAELKEAFAQFGEVRRAKIVKDRETDRSKGFGFVEMDDANEGQKAIDALNEKELGGRTLRVNEARPRD, from the coding sequence GTGAATATTTATGTAGGAAATTTGTCGTATAGAACGACAGAGGCAGAATTAAAGGAAGCCTTTGCACAATTTGGTGAAGTAAGGCGAGCAAAAATAGTAAAAGATAGAGAAACTGATCGCTCAAAAGGCTTTGGCTTTGTTGAAATGGACGATGCAAATGAGGGACAAAAAGCTATAGACGCACTAAATGAAAAAGAACTAGGCGGACGTACTTTAAGGGTAAATGAGGCTAGACCAAGGGATTAA
- a CDS encoding 30S ribosomal protein S1 codes for MAVNKSVQLGKAKDEDIEDIDFAAMLEESFKKTEEDSDAKIVSINGDEVLIDVGKKSEGILNVSEITDANGNLTHKVGDTIKVVITGSRNGRPIVSHKKALRKEKVKAFIEAYDPENSGEIDVKVVGKNKGGFITQDVNGVEFFLPKTHSGFKNTEGVIGKTYKVRVIKIDKEENSIVVSRKKILDDDRKKRKEALSSIVENDSVIEGTVKKITTYGMFVDVGGVDGLVHYSEISYKGPVNPSSLYKEGDKVLVKVISYDNEKRHLSLSIKAATPDPWEEIINDGLEVGDTIKVTVSNIEPYGAFVDLGNDIEGFLHISEISWDKNIKNPKDHINEGQEIDVEVIEIDAKGHRLRVSLKNLLPKPFDEFKAKFKEGDVVKGVVTTITNFGAFVRVGCVEGLLHNEDASWDRNDKCKDMFKAGDELEVKIIKIDSAEQKVSLSLKDLKQSPVQVFADKFNVGDIVKGTIRDIKDFGVFVELGDNVDALIRKEDLGSVDVSTLKIGDEIEAAIAFIDEKKNRIRLSIRRLAKQKEREVLNEINDNDDKVTLGDIIKEQLL; via the coding sequence ATGGCTGTGAACAAAAGTGTTCAATTAGGAAAAGCAAAAGACGAAGATATTGAAGATATCGATTTTGCTGCGATGTTAGAGGAGTCTTTTAAAAAGACTGAAGAAGATAGTGACGCAAAAATCGTCAGTATCAATGGTGATGAGGTTTTAATCGACGTTGGCAAGAAGTCAGAAGGCATTTTAAATGTTTCTGAGATCACTGATGCAAACGGCAACCTGACGCATAAAGTTGGCGATACGATCAAAGTTGTAATAACTGGATCAAGAAATGGAAGACCTATAGTGTCGCACAAAAAAGCACTTAGAAAAGAGAAAGTTAAAGCTTTTATCGAAGCTTACGATCCTGAAAATTCTGGCGAAATCGACGTAAAAGTAGTTGGAAAAAATAAAGGTGGTTTTATAACTCAAGATGTAAATGGCGTGGAATTTTTCTTACCAAAAACTCACAGTGGCTTTAAAAATACTGAAGGCGTAATTGGTAAAACATATAAAGTAAGAGTTATAAAAATTGATAAAGAAGAAAATAGCATAGTTGTCTCTAGAAAGAAAATTTTAGATGACGACCGCAAAAAGCGCAAAGAAGCTCTATCAAGCATAGTAGAAAACGATAGCGTTATAGAGGGCACAGTTAAAAAAATCACAACTTATGGTATGTTTGTTGATGTCGGCGGAGTTGATGGGCTTGTGCATTATAGTGAGATAAGCTATAAGGGCCCAGTAAATCCTAGCTCACTATATAAAGAAGGTGATAAAGTTTTAGTTAAAGTTATCAGTTATGACAACGAAAAACGCCACTTGTCTTTATCTATCAAGGCAGCTACTCCAGATCCTTGGGAAGAGATCATAAATGATGGGCTAGAAGTTGGTGACACTATCAAAGTTACAGTTAGCAATATTGAGCCTTATGGCGCATTTGTTGATCTTGGAAATGATATTGAAGGATTTTTGCATATATCTGAAATTTCATGGGATAAAAATATCAAAAATCCAAAAGATCACATCAATGAAGGTCAAGAGATTGATGTTGAGGTTATCGAGATAGATGCAAAAGGACACCGCCTAAGAGTAAGCCTTAAAAATTTACTTCCAAAGCCATTTGATGAGTTTAAAGCTAAATTTAAAGAGGGTGACGTAGTAAAAGGCGTTGTGACAACTATCACAAATTTTGGTGCATTTGTTAGAGTGGGTTGCGTTGAAGGCTTATTGCACAATGAAGATGCATCTTGGGATAGAAACGATAAATGCAAAGACATGTTTAAAGCTGGCGACGAGCTTGAAGTAAAAATCATCAAAATTGATAGCGCTGAACAAAAAGTTTCACTCAGCCTAAAAGATCTAAAACAAAGTCCAGTTCAAGTATTTGCTGATAAATTTAATGTAGGCGATATCGTAAAAGGAACAATTCGCGACATTAAAGACTTTGGCGTGTTTGTAGAGCTTGGTGATAACGTTGATGCGTTGATCCGCAAAGAAGATTTAGGTAGTGTAGATGTTAGTACACTTAAGATCGGCGATGAGATCGAAGCAGCTATCGCATTTATCGATGAGAAGAAAAATAGAATTCGCCTAAGCATACGCCGTTTAGCAAAACAAAAAGAGCGTGAAGTGTTAAATGAGATCAATGATAACGATGATAAAGTAACACTTGGCGATATTATAAAAGAACAATTACTTTAG
- a CDS encoding DJ-1 family glyoxalase III, which translates to MKKVAVILADGFEEIEALTSVDVLRRAGAIASIVGLNDVNIKGCHNISVKADVTLREMKELDYDAIVLPGGLPGASNLANDTRLKAILQNFDKSNKLICAICAAPMVLESAGVLKDHFVCYPGFEENVRSDKRGYDNGKSVLKDQNIITAKGPTFSIEFALFIVKNLLGDEAYLQVKNDLLYK; encoded by the coding sequence ATGAAAAAAGTTGCTGTGATTTTAGCTGATGGATTTGAGGAGATAGAAGCACTAACTTCTGTTGATGTTTTACGTAGAGCTGGAGCGATAGCTTCTATTGTTGGGCTAAATGACGTAAACATCAAAGGATGTCACAATATAAGTGTAAAGGCTGATGTGACACTTCGCGAGATGAAGGAGCTAGACTACGATGCGATCGTCCTTCCTGGGGGACTTCCAGGAGCTAGCAATCTAGCAAACGATACAAGGCTCAAAGCAATCTTGCAAAATTTTGATAAAAGCAATAAGCTTATTTGTGCCATTTGTGCTGCTCCTATGGTGCTTGAGAGTGCTGGTGTGCTAAAAGATCATTTTGTTTGTTATCCAGGATTTGAAGAAAATGTAAGAAGTGATAAAAGGGGCTATGATAACGGCAAGAGTGTATTGAAAGATCAAAATATTATTACAGCAAAAGGTCCTACATTTTCAATAGAATTTGCACTTTTTATAGTTAAAAATTTACTTGGCGATGAAGCCTATCTTCAAGTAAAGAATGATTTACTTTATAAATAG
- the sppA gene encoding signal peptide peptidase SppA produces the protein MQILRLIFRGILGIFKFINNYFKALIFLLILFFIFAPDSKMKEPNLARIDITDTIMDTSEILDALEKARLDSNIKGVLLYIDSPGGALSPSVELAMAVKRLKESKKVLAYAAGNMASGSYYAGVNADTIVANPGAFIGSIGVIMQGANIENLAKNLGVSEQVVKAGEFKEAGTFMRSWSKQERESLQGLVNDAYMLFVSDVAEARNLDINKKDEWANARVFLAHNALKMGLIDSLGSYIDAQNKLAKMSLVDEPVWQEKPQIEKIMEKFTKQGINSLFSAFFETKLR, from the coding sequence TTGCAAATTTTAAGGCTTATTTTTAGAGGAATTTTGGGAATTTTTAAATTTATAAATAACTACTTTAAGGCGCTCATATTTTTGCTCATCTTATTTTTTATTTTCGCGCCAGATAGCAAGATGAAAGAGCCAAATTTAGCCCGCATCGACATCACGGACACGATAATGGATACTAGTGAAATTTTAGATGCACTCGAAAAAGCAAGGCTTGATAGCAACATCAAAGGTGTGCTGCTTTACATCGACAGTCCAGGCGGTGCACTAAGTCCTAGCGTGGAGCTAGCCATGGCGGTCAAGAGGCTAAAAGAGAGCAAAAAAGTGCTCGCATACGCAGCTGGCAACATGGCGAGTGGCAGCTACTACGCTGGCGTAAATGCCGACACTATCGTAGCAAATCCAGGTGCTTTCATAGGCTCGATCGGCGTCATCATGCAAGGGGCAAACATCGAAAATTTAGCCAAAAACTTAGGCGTGAGCGAGCAGGTGGTGAAGGCTGGCGAGTTTAAAGAGGCTGGCACCTTTATGAGGAGCTGGAGCAAGCAGGAGCGTGAGAGCTTGCAAGGGCTCGTAAATGACGCTTACATGCTCTTTGTAAGTGACGTGGCAGAGGCTAGAAATTTAGACATCAACAAAAAAGACGAGTGGGCAAACGCAAGGGTCTTTTTGGCTCACAATGCCCTAAAAATGGGGCTAATTGACAGCCTTGGTAGCTACATAGACGCTCAAAATAAGCTAGCAAAAATGAGCCTCGTAGATGAGCCAGTCTGGCAAGAAAAACCGCAGATCGAAAAGATAATGGAGAAATTTACAAAGCAGGGCATAAACTCGCTTTTTAGTGCATTTTTCGAAACAAAGCTTAGATAA
- a CDS encoding SelT/SelW/SelH family (seleno)protein, which yields MQVKIIYCNSUNYRPVASRVEDEIKANFSDARVEKVIGDGGNFIVEVDGDVIFSKKDRIGNDEARFPHGEEITTLINKYLKEKSA from the coding sequence ATGCAAGTAAAAATTATTTACTGCAACTCTTGAAACTATCGTCCGGTAGCTTCTCGTGTAGAAGATGAAATAAAAGCGAACTTTAGTGATGCAAGAGTCGAAAAGGTTATAGGTGATGGTGGAAATTTCATCGTCGAGGTTGATGGAGATGTTATATTTTCTAAGAAAGATCGCATCGGAAATGATGAAGCGAGATTTCCTCACGGTGAAGAGATCACAACTCTTATAAACAAATATCTCAAAGAAAAGTCGGCTTAA
- a CDS encoding metal-dependent hydrolase, producing MEILKAKKIITGGENPKILRNSCVVIENDKILEITSEKEAQKKFKDAKIYDFGESVIAPAFVNTHVHLEFSSNVSTLKYGDFIKWLGSIVDKGGELAKMDVKKAMNKAINSMLKSGVCAIGEISSFGSELEILAASPLKVVLFSEILGSSERMSEQNLQNFLAKFEKTKSYKSQNFTPAISLHSPYSVHLKLAKAALEIAKKDDLLVSTHFLESKAEKQWLEHGSGGFKKHLLRFNPDPKPMYDTNGYFAMFREINTLFTHCVYVSDFAKFRPHHSVTHCAVSNRLLGKKALNLKEIFKNDVSLNIGTDGLSSNISLNFWHELRAALFTHASLNLNELATRLFVAATHGGAKALRTNNGEIKAGRAADLAVYNDLKCDDSELILQLILHTNEAKKLYIGGKICKF from the coding sequence GTGGAAATTTTAAAAGCAAAAAAAATAATCACTGGCGGAGAAAATCCAAAAATTTTAAGAAATTCTTGTGTTGTTATTGAAAATGATAAAATTTTAGAAATTACAAGCGAAAAAGAGGCGCAAAAAAAATTTAAAGATGCAAAAATTTACGACTTTGGTGAGAGTGTGATCGCCCCAGCGTTCGTAAATACGCACGTTCATTTGGAGTTTAGCTCAAATGTTAGCACGCTAAAATATGGCGACTTTATAAAGTGGCTTGGCTCTATCGTCGATAAAGGCGGCGAGCTAGCCAAAATGGACGTTAAAAAGGCTATGAATAAAGCTATAAATTCGATGCTAAAAAGCGGAGTTTGCGCCATTGGCGAGATCTCTAGCTTTGGCTCTGAGCTTGAAATTTTAGCCGCTAGTCCGCTAAAAGTAGTGCTTTTTAGTGAAATTTTAGGCTCGAGCGAGCGGATGAGTGAGCAAAATTTGCAAAATTTCTTAGCTAAATTTGAAAAAACAAAGAGCTATAAAAGCCAAAATTTCACCCCAGCTATCTCGCTGCACTCGCCCTACTCTGTGCACCTAAAGCTTGCTAAAGCCGCCCTTGAGATAGCTAAAAAAGACGATCTTCTTGTTAGCACGCACTTTTTAGAAAGCAAGGCTGAAAAGCAGTGGCTAGAGCACGGCAGTGGTGGCTTTAAAAAGCATCTTTTAAGATTTAACCCTGATCCAAAGCCGATGTATGACACAAATGGCTATTTTGCGATGTTTCGTGAGATAAATACACTTTTCACGCACTGCGTTTATGTGAGCGATTTTGCTAAATTTAGGCCTCATCACAGCGTGACACACTGTGCCGTTTCAAATAGGCTACTTGGCAAAAAGGCGCTAAATTTAAAAGAAATTTTTAAAAATGATGTCAGCTTAAATATCGGCACAGACGGCCTTAGCTCAAATATCAGCCTAAATTTCTGGCATGAACTAAGAGCTGCCCTATTTACCCACGCTAGCCTTAATCTAAATGAACTTGCCACCAGGCTTTTTGTCGCTGCAACGCACGGGGGCGCAAAAGCACTTAGGACAAATAACGGTGAGATAAAAGCAGGACGTGCGGCTGATCTTGCGGTCTATAACGACCTAAAGTGCGATGATAGCGAGCTAATACTTCAGCTAATACTTCATACAAACGAGGCTAAAAAACTATATATCGGAGGCAAAATTTGCAAATTTTAA
- the efp gene encoding elongation factor P yields the protein MASYSMGDLKKGLKIEIDGVPYKIVEYQHVKPGKGAAFVRAKIKSFIDGKVLEKTFHAGDKCEQPHLEEKEMQYLYDDGEYCQFMDTVTYEQVAISDEDVGDVKKWMIDGMMVEILFHNGNAIGVEVPQVVELKIVETPPNFKGDTQGGKKPATLESGAVVQIPFHVLEGEVIRVDTVRGEYIERANK from the coding sequence ATGGCTTCATATTCAATGGGCGATCTAAAAAAGGGACTAAAGATCGAGATCGACGGCGTTCCTTATAAAATCGTAGAATATCAACACGTTAAACCGGGTAAAGGTGCAGCTTTTGTTCGTGCAAAAATCAAATCTTTTATCGACGGAAAAGTGCTTGAAAAGACTTTTCACGCAGGCGATAAATGCGAACAACCACATCTTGAAGAAAAAGAGATGCAGTACCTTTATGACGATGGTGAATATTGTCAGTTTATGGATACGGTTACTTATGAACAAGTTGCTATTAGCGATGAGGATGTGGGTGATGTTAAAAAATGGATGATCGATGGCATGATGGTTGAAATTTTATTTCACAATGGCAATGCAATCGGCGTTGAAGTGCCACAAGTAGTTGAGCTAAAGATAGTTGAGACTCCACCAAATTTCAAGGGTGATACGCAAGGTGGTAAAAAGCCAGCTACTCTTGAGAGTGGTGCGGTAGTTCAGATACCATTTCACGTACTTGAGGGCGAGGTTATCCGTGTAGATACTGTTCGTGGCGAGTATATCGAGCGTGCGAATAAATAA
- the aroA gene encoding 3-phosphoshikimate 1-carboxyvinyltransferase yields the protein MRIYPLEKNLNLTIDDIAADKSISHRCAIFSLLSDKPSRIRNYLRAGDTLNTLKIVQLLGAKVEDNGSEITITPPQKIKEPNEILECGNSGTAMRLFMGLLAAQDGFFVLSGDRYLNSRPMARIAKPLSDMGAKIDGANNANNAPLCIRGTKFERFSFESKIASAQVKSALLLAALYSNGCKFSEPELSRDHTERMLAGMGADIKRDDLEITLEPMKAPLAPLDIDVPNDPSSAFFFAVAALIIPGSHIILKNILLNKTRIEAYKILEKMGAEIKFYKISSKYEDIGDIEVKYSPNLKGVEVSENISWLIDEAPALAIAFACAKGQSKLINAKELRVKESDRIAVTINALKSCGVEASELEDGFIINGSEAKFATIDSHGDHRIAMSFAVLGLKCGMQIEKSEFIATSFPNFAEILKKMGARVED from the coding sequence ATGAGAATTTATCCATTAGAAAAAAATCTAAATTTAACTATTGACGACATCGCAGCGGATAAATCCATCTCGCATAGATGCGCGATTTTTTCGCTTTTGAGTGATAAACCATCTCGCATTAGAAACTACCTAAGAGCTGGCGATACGCTAAATACCTTAAAAATAGTCCAGCTTTTAGGCGCAAAAGTTGAGGACAATGGCTCTGAAATAACGATCACACCGCCGCAAAAGATAAAAGAGCCAAATGAAATTTTAGAATGTGGCAACTCAGGCACAGCGATGAGACTTTTTATGGGATTACTAGCCGCACAGGATGGCTTTTTCGTACTAAGTGGCGATAGATATTTAAACTCACGTCCAATGGCTAGAATAGCAAAACCTCTAAGCGATATGGGTGCAAAGATAGATGGTGCAAATAACGCAAACAACGCTCCTCTTTGCATAAGAGGGACAAAATTTGAAAGATTTAGTTTTGAGAGCAAGATCGCCTCAGCTCAGGTAAAAAGTGCGCTTTTGCTGGCAGCTCTTTACTCAAATGGCTGCAAATTTAGTGAGCCAGAGCTAAGCAGAGACCACACTGAGCGTATGCTTGCTGGCATGGGAGCCGATATAAAGCGTGACGACTTAGAGATCACGCTAGAGCCGATGAAAGCCCCACTTGCGCCACTTGATATAGACGTACCAAATGATCCAAGCTCTGCATTTTTCTTTGCGGTCGCAGCACTTATCATTCCGGGTTCACATATTATTTTAAAAAATATCTTGCTAAATAAAACTCGCATCGAAGCTTATAAAATTCTAGAAAAAATGGGAGCTGAGATAAAATTTTACAAAATTTCAAGCAAATATGAAGATATCGGCGATATCGAGGTCAAGTACTCACCAAACTTAAAAGGTGTAGAAGTTAGCGAAAATATCTCGTGGCTCATTGACGAAGCTCCAGCTTTAGCCATCGCATTTGCCTGCGCTAAAGGCCAAAGTAAGCTGATAAATGCCAAAGAGCTTCGTGTAAAAGAGAGCGATAGGATAGCCGTCACGATAAATGCGTTAAAATCATGCGGTGTCGAGGCAAGTGAGCTTGAAGATGGTTTTATCATAAATGGCTCAGAGGCTAAATTTGCCACGATCGATAGTCACGGTGATCACAGGATTGCGATGAGCTTTGCTGTACTTGGACTAAAGTGCGGCATGCAGATAGAAAAGAGCGAATTTATCGCCACTTCGTTTCCAAATTTTGCTGAAATTTTAAAGAAAATGGGAGCTAGAGTTGAAGATTGA
- the aroQ gene encoding type II 3-dehydroquinate dehydratase, translating into MDKKLKIMVIQGPNINMLGAREPGIYGVMKMEDIHSQMKIVADQNDVEIEFFQSNLEGELVDKIQECLGDADGIIINPAAYTHTSIAIRDALSAVALPVIEVHISNVYRREEFRHKSLIAPVAAGQIVGFGPVGYHLAMIGMLQIFEQIKAVRANQKAQ; encoded by the coding sequence ATGGATAAGAAGCTAAAAATAATGGTCATCCAAGGCCCAAATATTAACATGCTTGGCGCTAGAGAGCCAGGAATTTATGGCGTTATGAAGATGGAAGATATCCACTCTCAAATGAAGATCGTTGCCGATCAAAATGACGTTGAGATCGAGTTTTTTCAAAGCAACCTTGAGGGCGAGCTAGTCGATAAGATCCAAGAGTGCTTGGGCGATGCTGACGGCATCATCATAAACCCAGCCGCTTACACTCACACATCTATAGCTATCCGTGACGCGCTAAGTGCGGTTGCGCTGCCAGTTATCGAGGTGCATATCAGCAACGTTTATAGAAGAGAAGAGTTCCGCCACAAAAGCCTTATCGCGCCAGTTGCAGCAGGTCAGATCGTGGGCTTTGGACCAGTCGGCTATCATTTAGCGATGATAGGCATGCTTCAAATTTTTGAACAAATCAAAGCAGTAAGAGCAAATCAAAAAGCACAATGA
- a CDS encoding glutamate--tRNA ligase family protein codes for MRLDQGINDYLPPNGGIASRIAPTPSGFLHAGNAYNFILTYLLTRSVNGILHLRIDDYDLSRYRCEFVQNIFDVLEFLGLEYDKGPINVSDFERNFSFKIRAKRYEDVLEKLDEIYICECSRATKNAYKNGIYTKICKNKNLKFIKDNTAIRLSVDEGDPLGKLVAEQMGDFVIYKKDFTPAYNFASVIDDEDMGINLVVRGEDLKACTLAQRYLAKRLNFNFYNANFIHHKLLLKDGKKLSKSSKSPPINLKDSPQIYYKILANDLGLDIKSTDKIQNLLYEFKLKNIAKNFLQSKS; via the coding sequence ATGAGGCTAGACCAAGGGATTAATGACTATTTGCCACCAAATGGTGGCATAGCATCCCGCATAGCTCCTACTCCTAGTGGTTTTTTGCATGCTGGCAATGCTTATAACTTCATCCTAACTTATCTTTTGACACGTTCGGTAAATGGCATTTTGCACTTACGTATTGATGACTATGACCTTAGTAGATACCGGTGTGAGTTCGTTCAAAATATCTTTGATGTTTTAGAATTTTTGGGGCTTGAATACGATAAAGGTCCAATTAACGTAAGTGACTTTGAGCGTAATTTTAGCTTCAAAATAAGAGCTAAAAGATACGAAGATGTACTTGAAAAACTAGATGAAATTTATATCTGCGAATGTTCTAGAGCTACAAAGAATGCCTATAAAAACGGCATTTACACTAAAATTTGTAAAAATAAAAATCTAAAATTTATAAAAGACAATACTGCCATTAGACTAAGCGTAGATGAGGGCGACCCTCTTGGTAAGCTTGTGGCAGAGCAAATGGGCGATTTTGTGATTTACAAAAAAGATTTTACTCCTGCTTACAACTTTGCAAGCGTGATAGATGACGAGGATATGGGTATAAATTTGGTTGTTAGAGGCGAGGATCTAAAGGCTTGCACGCTAGCTCAAAGATACCTTGCAAAAAGGCTAAATTTTAACTTTTATAATGCTAATTTTATTCATCATAAGCTACTTTTAAAAGATGGCAAAAAGCTCTCAAAAAGCTCAAAATCGCCACCAATTAATCTAAAAGATAGCCCGCAAATTTATTACAAAATTTTAGCAAATGATCTTGGTTTGGATATAAAATCAACGGACAAAATCCAAAACCTACTTTATGAGTTTAAGCTAAAAAATATAGCCAAAAATTTTTTGCAAAGTAAGAGCTAA
- a CDS encoding 4-hydroxy-3-methylbut-2-enyl diphosphate reductase, whose translation MKIELASSYGFCFGVKRAIKIAENAGDAATIGPLIHNNEEINRLEKNYNVKTLEGIDELKDEKKAIIRTHGITKNDLAELKKTDIKVIDATCPFVTKPQQICEKMSEEGYDVVIYGDVHHPEVKGVKSYAKGSVYVVLEESELEGIKFKQKVALVSQTTRKVEKFMQIANYLMLHVKEVRVFNTICNATFENQEAAKNLAKRADVMIIIGGKNSSNTKQLYLISKNFCEDSYLIESEEELEKSWFDGKNLCGISAGASTPDWIIQKVVDRIKKV comes from the coding sequence TTGAAGATTGAGCTTGCTAGTAGTTATGGATTTTGCTTTGGTGTAAAAAGGGCGATAAAGATTGCTGAAAATGCAGGAGATGCTGCGACCATTGGGCCACTCATCCATAATAACGAAGAGATAAACAGGCTTGAGAAAAACTATAATGTAAAAACGCTTGAGGGCATAGACGAGCTAAAAGATGAGAAAAAGGCGATCATCCGCACTCATGGCATTACTAAAAATGACCTTGCAGAGTTAAAAAAGACAGATATAAAAGTGATCGACGCAACTTGCCCATTTGTGACAAAGCCACAGCAAATTTGTGAAAAAATGAGCGAAGAGGGCTATGATGTGGTGATCTATGGTGACGTGCACCACCCTGAAGTAAAGGGCGTGAAGTCATATGCCAAGGGTAGTGTCTATGTCGTGCTTGAAGAGAGCGAGCTAGAGGGTATTAAATTTAAGCAAAAGGTCGCTCTTGTTAGCCAAACGACTAGAAAAGTCGAGAAATTTATGCAGATCGCAAACTACCTTATGCTTCACGTAAAAGAGGTGCGTGTTTTTAACACTATCTGCAACGCAACTTTTGAAAACCAAGAGGCTGCTAAAAATTTAGCAAAAAGGGCTGATGTGATGATAATAATCGGCGGAAAAAATAGCTCAAATACAAAACAACTCTATCTAATATCTAAAAATTTCTGCGAAGATAGCTACCTGATAGAAAGTGAAGAAGAGCTTGAAAAGTCATGGTTTGATGGCAAAAATTTGTGTGGCATAAGTGCGGGTGCTAGCACGCCTGACTGGATCATACAAAAAGTCGTTGACAGAATCAAAAAAGTATAA
- the serA gene encoding phosphoglycerate dehydrogenase, with protein MMKTIIVCDAIHPVGFELLKKEQDINVIDAVNTPKDELLKILGEADVAITRSSTEVNEAFLNAGKKLKAIVRAGVGVDNVDIEGCSRRGIIAMNVPTANTIAAVELTMAHMLASARSLEYAHNDLKLDRIWKREKWYGVELFKKKLGVIGFGNIGSRVAVRAKAFGMEIIAYDPYIDPSKVIDMGGTYTKNFDDILACDFITIHTPKTKETTNMIGAKEIAKMKDGVRLINCARGGLYNEEALYEGLKSGKIAFAGIDVFTKEPATDHPLLDLNNVSVTPHLGANTLESQRNIAVEAVEQAILAARGISYPNALNLPIKTEDLPPFVEPYIDLTSKMAFLAAQINKSVIKAIRIETHGQISEYANSMLTFAIVGALKESLGDAINYVNAKFLCDEKGIVTETSLGGDSIFKNKITVRLTTENGIVTVGGTVFGENQQRIVTINGFKTDFKPKGKMIIFKNHDVPGVIAQISKILADEKINIADFRLGRDDHNMALAVILVDEHIKAETLERLNALEACVWAQYAVI; from the coding sequence ATTATGAAAACTATCATTGTTTGTGATGCGATACATCCAGTAGGTTTTGAACTTTTAAAAAAAGAGCAAGATATAAATGTAATAGACGCAGTTAATACTCCCAAAGATGAACTTTTAAAAATTTTAGGCGAGGCTGATGTTGCTATAACAAGAAGCTCAACTGAAGTAAACGAGGCCTTTTTAAACGCTGGTAAAAAACTAAAAGCTATTGTTAGAGCTGGTGTTGGTGTAGATAATGTCGATATAGAAGGATGCTCAAGGCGTGGCATAATAGCTATGAACGTTCCAACTGCAAACACTATTGCTGCAGTTGAGCTAACAATGGCGCATATGCTAGCTTCAGCTAGATCTCTTGAATACGCTCATAATGATCTAAAGCTAGATAGAATTTGGAAGCGTGAGAAATGGTATGGGGTTGAACTTTTTAAGAAAAAGCTTGGCGTGATCGGCTTTGGAAATATTGGCTCGAGAGTAGCCGTTCGTGCAAAAGCTTTTGGTATGGAGATCATCGCTTATGATCCATATATTGATCCATCTAAAGTTATCGATATGGGCGGTACTTATACTAAAAATTTTGATGATATTTTAGCATGTGATTTTATCACGATACATACGCCAAAAACTAAAGAGACGACCAATATGATAGGCGCTAAAGAGATCGCAAAAATGAAAGATGGCGTAAGACTTATAAACTGCGCTAGAGGTGGTCTTTATAACGAAGAAGCGCTTTATGAAGGACTAAAAAGTGGCAAGATAGCATTTGCCGGTATTGATGTTTTTACAAAAGAGCCAGCAACTGATCATCCACTTCTTGATCTAAACAATGTAAGTGTCACACCGCATCTTGGAGCAAATACACTTGAGTCACAGCGAAATATCGCAGTAGAGGCAGTCGAGCAAGCTATTTTAGCAGCTCGCGGTATAAGCTATCCAAATGCGTTAAATTTACCTATAAAAACAGAAGATCTACCGCCATTTGTTGAGCCTTATATCGATCTTACAAGCAAGATGGCATTTCTTGCTGCACAGATAAATAAAAGCGTTATCAAGGCCATTCGTATCGAGACTCACGGTCAGATTAGCGAATATGCAAATTCAATGCTAACTTTTGCAATCGTAGGTGCTTTAAAAGAGAGTCTTGGTGATGCGATAAATTACGTAAATGCTAAATTTTTATGCGATGAAAAAGGCATAGTGACTGAAACTAGCCTTGGTGGAGATAGTATTTTTAAAAATAAAATCACTGTTCGCTTAACTACTGAAAATGGTATTGTAACCGTAGGTGGAACGGTATTTGGTGAAAATCAGCAACGTATCGTAACGATAAATGGCTTTAAGACCGACTTTAAGCCAAAAGGCAAGATGATCATCTTTAAAAACCATGACGTGCCAGGCGTTATTGCTCAGATTAGTAAAATTTTAGCTGATGAAAAGATTAATATCGCAGACTTCCGCCTTGGTAGAGATGATCACAATATGGCACTTGCTGTTATCTTGGTTGATGAACATATAAAAGCAGAAACGTTAGAGAGGCTAAACGCACTTGAAGCTTGCGTTTGGGCTCAATACGCAGTTATATAA